The window GTGGCTTGAGGCCACTCTCGGTCGCAAGGCCACGTTAGTGGCCGACGTTAGTTAAGCCCGCGCCTTTTTAATTATAGCGTATATCATTTCAAGTGTAGAGTATTTGCGGGCGGCGTGTGTTAAAATTTTAGCGATGCTGATTTCGTTATATCTGGAAAACTACGCCCTGATCGGCCAGCAGACCATCGAATTTGCCGAGGGGTTCAATGTCATCACTGGCGAAACCGGCGCGGGTAAGTCGATCATCGTCAATGCGCTGGCGCTCATCATGGGCGAGCGGGCTTCCGCGGATTTTATCAAGGCCGGCAAACAGCGCGCGATACTGGAAGCGGTTTTTGACATTCGCGGGCGACACCTTGACGGATACACCGGCGACGATGTGCTGATCATCACGCGGGAAATTTCGCTCAACGGCCGGAATCTGATCAAGATAAATCACCGCGTCGTCACGCAGGCTGAGTTAAAAAAAGTTTCGCGCTATCTGATCGACATTCACGGCCAGCATCAGCACCAGATACTGATCGATCCGGAAAATCATCTGGAAATACTTGATCTTTTTACCGTCAGCAAACTTCGCGGGGCTGTGCGGGAAATTTTCGGCAAATACCACGCGGTCAAAAAAGAATATGCTTTGCTGCTACAAAACCGCGACATGCGGCAGGAAGAAAAAGATTTTTTTAATTTTCAACTGGCCGAGCTGGAAGGCGCTAATTTACAGGCCGGAGAATATACCGAATTAAAAGCGGAAAAAAACCGGCTGGATTCTTTTACGGAAATTGCCGAAACCGTGCGCGGCGTCTCGGAAAAAATCACCAGCCTGAGAGACGGCCTGCGTTACAATAAAAGCAAATTGGCGCAGATCGCCGGCAAAGAAACCGCGCTGCAAAATCTGGCGGACAAAGCCGAAACGCTCAGTCTGGATTTTGAGGATTTTCACGACAGCCTGGCCGCTTATGAAAACAATCTGGAATTTTCACCGCAAAGATTGGACGAGCTCAATGAGCGGCTGGATCTGCTGAACAAACTTAAACGCAAGCATCTCAAGCAGCTTGAGGAAGAAGACGTTTCGTCCCTGCTGATCAAAAAACGCGACCAGCTAAAAACACTGCTGTCGGGGCTGGCAGACACGGATGACCGGCTGGCTCAGCTGGAGAAAAATCTAGCGGCGGCGGAAAAAGAATATTTGCAGGCCGCCGGTGAATTGTCCGAACACCGGCAAAAAGCCGCTGCGGAGCTGGAGCAAAAAATCAGCGGCGCTCTGCAGGCTCTGCGTATGCCGCGCGCTCAATTTAAAATAAATTTCCAGCGCGGCAATTATTCAATCGATGGCCTGGATAGCGTGGAGTTTCTCATCTCGGCCAATGCTGGCGAGCCGGTCAAACCGCTGGCTAAAATTGCTTCGGGCGGTGAGATTTCGCGCGTCATGCTGGCTATCCGCAAAATTTTAGCCGAACAAGACCAGAGCTCCGCGATGATCTTTGATGAAATAGACGCCGGCATCGGCGGTGAAACTGCGCTAGCTATCGCGGAAGCCATACACAGCATTGCGCGCAAACATCAGGTCATCTGCATCACGCATCTGGCGCAGATTGCGGCGCGCGCCGATCATCATCTGCGTGTGGAAAAATCCGCCACGGCCAACACTACCGCTGTGACTATCCTGCCGCTGGATAAAACCGCCCGCGAGGTAGAAATTACCCGTATGCTCTCCGGCAAAATGACGGAGAGCGCCGCCGCTCACGCACAGGAATTGCTAGAACACGGCAAGGGCGGCGGACAGCCCGGCGCCGCCGCCCACGCACAGGAGCTGCTGGAGCAGGCGTAAGGAGTATGAAAAATGTCGTTAATCAATATCAGCAATTTAACTTTCGCCTATGAGGGCAGCCCTGAAAATATTTTTGAAAACGTCTCTTTTGCCATAGACACAAACTGGAAACTCGGCTTTATTGGGCGCAATGGTCGCGGCAAAACAACTTTTCTGAAATTGCTGCTGGGGCAGTATGCTTACCGCGGGCAGATCAACGCGGCGGTTGATTTCACTTATTTTCCCTACACGGCGCGGGACAAAAATCAAACAGCGCTGGACACGGCGGCAGAGATCTACCCTGACTATGAACTTTGGCGGCTGGAAAAAGAATTGTCTCTTTTAAATCTTGACGCGGACATCCTGGCCAGAACTTTCGGTTCTTTGAGCAGCGGCGAACAAACCAAAATTCTGCTGGCGGTTTTATTCCTCAAAGAAAATAATTTTCTGCTCATCGACGAGCCGACCAATCATCTCGACCTTGAGGCGCGGGAAGTTGTGGCGCGGTACTTGAACCGCAAAAAAGGATTCATTCTCGTTTCGCATGACCGGCATTTTTTGGACTCCTGCATCGACCATGTGCTGGCGATCAACCGCGCCAGTATTGAGGTGCAGCGCGGCAATTTTTCCTCGTGGTGGCAGAATAAAACGCAGCAAGACAATTTTGAGCTGGCTGAAAATGCCAGGCTAAAAAAAGATATTCGCCGCCTGCAGGCAGCGTCCCGACGTCTGGCCGGCTGGTCAGACAAAACCGAACGCGGCAAACAGCAGATCGACAGAGGCAGCGGCGCGGCTTACGACAAGGGCTTCATCGGCCACAAAGCCGCCAAAATGATGCAGCTCGCCAAGAACGCCGAGCGGCGCCAGGAAAACGCGCTGGCGGAAAAAGCCAGCCTGCTCAAAAATATCGAGACCGCCGCGGATCTGAAACTGCGGCCGCTGGCATTCCAGCAAAGTCCGCTAATTACAGCGCAAGACCTGTCTATCATTTACACAGACAAGCCGGTTTTCACTAAATTAAATTTTACCCTGAGCGCCGGTGAGAGAATACACTTGCA of the Candidatus Margulisiibacteriota bacterium genome contains:
- the recN gene encoding DNA repair protein RecN is translated as MLISLYLENYALIGQQTIEFAEGFNVITGETGAGKSIIVNALALIMGERASADFIKAGKQRAILEAVFDIRGRHLDGYTGDDVLIITREISLNGRNLIKINHRVVTQAELKKVSRYLIDIHGQHQHQILIDPENHLEILDLFTVSKLRGAVREIFGKYHAVKKEYALLLQNRDMRQEEKDFFNFQLAELEGANLQAGEYTELKAEKNRLDSFTEIAETVRGVSEKITSLRDGLRYNKSKLAQIAGKETALQNLADKAETLSLDFEDFHDSLAAYENNLEFSPQRLDELNERLDLLNKLKRKHLKQLEEEDVSSLLIKKRDQLKTLLSGLADTDDRLAQLEKNLAAAEKEYLQAAGELSEHRQKAAAELEQKISGALQALRMPRAQFKINFQRGNYSIDGLDSVEFLISANAGEPVKPLAKIASGGEISRVMLAIRKILAEQDQSSAMIFDEIDAGIGGETALAIAEAIHSIARKHQVICITHLAQIAARADHHLRVEKSATANTTAVTILPLDKTAREVEITRMLSGKMTESAAAHAQELLEHGKGGGQPGAAAHAQELLEQA
- the abc-f gene encoding ABC-F type ribosomal protection protein, producing the protein MSLINISNLTFAYEGSPENIFENVSFAIDTNWKLGFIGRNGRGKTTFLKLLLGQYAYRGQINAAVDFTYFPYTARDKNQTALDTAAEIYPDYELWRLEKELSLLNLDADILARTFGSLSSGEQTKILLAVLFLKENNFLLIDEPTNHLDLEAREVVARYLNRKKGFILVSHDRHFLDSCIDHVLAINRASIEVQRGNFSSWWQNKTQQDNFELAENARLKKDIRRLQAASRRLAGWSDKTERGKQQIDRGSGAAYDKGFIGHKAAKMMQLAKNAERRQENALAEKASLLKNIETAADLKLRPLAFQQSPLITAQDLSIIYTDKPVFTKLNFTLSAGERIHLQGRNGCGKSSLLKLILGAKIKYSGELKIPPGLKISYVTQDTTHLRGGLKDYIEQCQLDESLFKAILRKLDFSRGQFAKELQDFSGGQKKKVLLARSLCESAHVYIWDEPLNFIDVLSRMQIEDLILQYQPTLLFVEHDKVFAEKVATR